In Camelus ferus isolate YT-003-E chromosome 10, BCGSAC_Cfer_1.0, whole genome shotgun sequence, the following proteins share a genomic window:
- the PHLDA2 gene encoding pleckstrin homology-like domain family A member 2, whose protein sequence is MKTPGEVLREGELEKRSDSLFQLWKKKRGVLTPDRLSLFPTGPGARPKELRFHSILKVDCVERTGKYVYFTIVTTDRKEIDFRCAGESCWNAAITLALIDFQNRRALQDFRSRQERAAPAAQPETRTARAP, encoded by the coding sequence ATGAAGACCCCCGGCGAGGTGCTGCGTGAGGGCGAGCTGGAGAAGCGAAGCGACAGCCTTTTCCAGCTGTGGAAGAAGAAGCGCGGCGTACTCACCCCCGACCGCCTGAGCCTGTTCCCCACCGGTCCCGGCGCGCGCCCAAAGGAGCTGCGCTTCCACTCCATCCTCAAGGTGGACTGCGTGGAGCGCACGGGCAAGTACGTCTACTTCACCATCGTCACCACCGACCGCAAGGAGATCGACTTCCGCTGCGCGGGCGAGAGCTGCTGGAACGCGGCCATCACGCTGGCGCTCATCGACTTCCAGAACCGCCGCGCCCTGCAGGACTTCCGCAGCCGCCAGGAGCGCGCCGCGCCCGCCGCGCAGCCCGAGACCCGGACGGCCCGCGCGCCCTGA